From the Teredinibacter turnerae T7901 genome, one window contains:
- a CDS encoding DUF3144 domain-containing protein, which produces MSELSPEETQFWDAVDAFIDTANREADNTDPGIISSAILYAAARFSAFYVASFAESRKDFIEDSEETIRHYSEEFLKLMQENIADYGENFKVYMREDEEPQA; this is translated from the coding sequence ATGAGTGAGCTAAGCCCTGAAGAGACCCAATTCTGGGATGCCGTTGATGCCTTTATCGATACGGCCAACCGCGAGGCGGATAACACAGACCCGGGAATTATCAGCTCGGCCATTCTTTATGCCGCTGCGCGCTTCAGCGCATTTTATGTGGCGAGCTTTGCAGAGTCGCGCAAGGATTTTATCGAGGACAGCGAAGAAACCATTCGCCACTACTCCGAAGAATTTCTTAAACTCATGCAGGAAAATATCGCCGATTACGGTGAAAACTTTAAAGTGTATATGCGTGAGGATGAAGAGCCGCAGGCGTAA
- a CDS encoding alpha/beta fold hydrolase — protein sequence MSLYFKQAGEGPPLVLLHGLFGSLENLGMIARLLAPNYTVYSVDLPNHGRSGHTDQTNLAQMAQAVAEWLEQQALSQVRLFGHSLGGKVAMELALSQPQTVSHLAVADIAPVQYGSHHTDVFAGLNALNIDALTNRGEADKVLAQYVPEAPVRSFLLKNLVKEGAGYRWRMNLPVLQECYPAMLVANREGVYQGPTLFLKGANSDYIQLAAKTPILSRFPGAQVRIIANTGHWLHADKPELVVRTLEKFYA from the coding sequence ATGTCGCTTTACTTCAAGCAGGCGGGTGAAGGCCCGCCTCTGGTTTTGTTGCACGGGTTGTTCGGGTCTCTGGAAAATCTGGGCATGATCGCCCGCCTGCTTGCACCTAATTACACGGTGTATTCTGTTGACCTCCCCAACCACGGGCGCAGCGGGCATACCGATCAAACCAATCTGGCGCAGATGGCGCAAGCTGTGGCCGAGTGGCTGGAGCAGCAGGCATTGTCGCAGGTTCGCCTGTTCGGTCACTCGCTCGGCGGCAAGGTGGCTATGGAACTAGCTCTGTCACAACCGCAAACTGTTTCTCATTTGGCTGTAGCCGATATCGCGCCAGTGCAGTATGGGTCGCACCATACCGACGTGTTTGCCGGGCTCAACGCGCTGAATATCGACGCGCTCACGAATCGTGGTGAAGCCGATAAGGTGCTCGCACAGTATGTGCCCGAGGCTCCAGTGCGCAGTTTTCTGTTGAAGAATCTGGTGAAAGAGGGTGCCGGTTATCGCTGGCGTATGAATCTACCTGTGTTGCAGGAATGTTACCCGGCAATGTTGGTGGCCAATCGCGAGGGGGTGTACCAGGGGCCGACGCTGTTTTTGAAAGGCGCCAACTCAGACTACATACAACTGGCAGCCAAAACGCCAATCTTAAGCCGTTTTCCCGGCGCGCAAGTTCGAATTATCGCCAACACCGGCCACTGGCTACATGCGGATAAACCGGAGTTGGTCGTCCGGACGCTGGAGAAATTTTACGCCTGA
- a CDS encoding DUF1820 family protein — translation MYKVVFYNRNQLYEVYARAIFQSEMYGFIEVEEFVFGERAKLVVDPGEEKLKNEFAGVKRSYIPMHNIVRIDEVEKEGPGKVVDVKGSDNVRPFPFPSPTPND, via the coding sequence GTGTATAAAGTCGTTTTTTACAACCGCAACCAACTGTACGAAGTATACGCCCGCGCAATTTTTCAAAGCGAGATGTACGGTTTTATCGAAGTTGAAGAATTCGTGTTTGGCGAACGCGCCAAGCTGGTCGTCGATCCCGGCGAAGAAAAACTCAAAAATGAGTTTGCCGGAGTTAAACGGTCGTACATCCCCATGCACAATATCGTGCGTATCGATGAAGTTGAGAAAGAAGGCCCCGGCAAGGTGGTTGATGTTAAGGGTTCCGATAACGTCCGGCCATTTCCGTTTCCTTCCCCCACCCCGAACGATTAA
- a CDS encoding TonB-dependent receptor, protein MSSTGLRADCTLVGLVAIATSAGVFAADGPTKLEEVVVTASRIEKPLSAIPNTVTIINNVDLQQQLSIQNDISTVLGNLIPSFSPSRQKMTNAGESLRGRKPLYLIDGVPQSNPLRNGGRDGHTIDPSVLERVEVLHGANAIHGMGAAGGVINLITKRPTEDLSQHIKVDTGLQAEDPAESADYGLSYSVSNRIDQWDILGSVSYRATGMGYDANGELIGVDNTQGDTMDSQSLNLFVKTGYNWQDQRLELMVNRYDIESNHEWTSVAGDVDADIPTTAEKGEIPAEGARNRVTTTSFSYEHNAFLHHRLRLQLFNQDFEATYGAQIEPIATFQDPAYGSDLIDQSQNNSEKKGLKFTLVKDSVAGLPVSVVYGFDLLEDKTWQALIQTNRTWVPATTYNNSAPFIQAEFTGIEHVTLSAGVRHESSTLEVDDFTTLYRYGSQFVRGGKPSFSKTLTNVGGTYQFAEAWRVFANYSEAFSMPDVGRVLRGIDTAGEDVESFLNLQPILTENTELGLEFDNGTINSQLSYYSSNSDFGQRLQRGDDGIYTVKREKTDVDGLEFQFGWAVSNNDQLGVRYAQAEGRYDSDQDGKVDSDLDGTNISPDRVNLSWDRQWNAGIHSRLQVSRLLDREVKNKEGEITNEFEGYTTVDFNVDLAVLAGTLTVAVQNLTNADYYTYYSQSTPNDLRNFKGLGRSVSLSYQRKF, encoded by the coding sequence ATGTCTTCTACTGGATTACGTGCCGATTGTACGCTCGTTGGTTTAGTCGCAATCGCCACCAGTGCTGGTGTGTTCGCTGCCGACGGACCGACAAAGCTGGAAGAAGTTGTGGTAACGGCAAGCCGGATAGAAAAGCCGCTGAGCGCGATTCCTAATACGGTCACGATCATCAACAATGTCGACCTGCAGCAGCAACTCTCCATTCAGAATGATATCTCTACAGTGCTGGGGAATTTGATTCCCAGCTTCTCGCCGTCGCGCCAGAAAATGACCAATGCCGGCGAGTCACTTCGCGGGCGCAAGCCGCTTTATTTAATCGACGGTGTGCCCCAATCCAACCCTTTGCGCAACGGCGGGCGCGATGGCCACACCATCGATCCCTCCGTATTGGAACGGGTGGAAGTATTGCACGGCGCTAATGCGATCCATGGCATGGGGGCCGCCGGTGGAGTTATTAATTTAATTACCAAGCGGCCTACGGAGGATTTATCGCAGCACATTAAAGTGGATACCGGGTTGCAGGCGGAAGACCCAGCCGAAAGCGCCGATTACGGCCTGAGTTACAGCGTTTCGAACCGCATTGATCAGTGGGACATTCTTGGCAGTGTGAGCTACCGGGCGACGGGTATGGGGTACGATGCGAATGGCGAATTAATTGGCGTAGACAATACTCAGGGCGATACTATGGATTCCCAGTCGCTCAATTTATTCGTTAAAACCGGCTACAACTGGCAGGATCAGCGCCTCGAATTAATGGTTAACCGTTACGATATTGAAAGCAATCACGAGTGGACTTCGGTTGCAGGCGATGTCGATGCCGATATCCCAACCACGGCAGAAAAAGGCGAAATTCCTGCAGAAGGTGCCCGCAACCGGGTAACTACAACTAGCTTCAGTTACGAACACAATGCGTTTTTGCATCACCGGCTGCGCTTGCAGTTGTTTAATCAGGATTTTGAAGCAACCTACGGGGCCCAGATCGAACCGATTGCGACATTCCAGGACCCTGCATACGGCTCGGATTTAATCGACCAGTCGCAAAATAATTCAGAAAAAAAGGGACTGAAATTTACCCTGGTAAAAGACAGCGTTGCGGGGCTACCCGTATCTGTGGTGTACGGGTTCGATTTGCTTGAAGACAAAACCTGGCAAGCACTTATTCAAACCAATCGTACCTGGGTACCGGCGACCACTTACAATAATTCTGCCCCCTTTATACAGGCGGAGTTTACCGGTATTGAACATGTAACTTTATCTGCGGGCGTGCGCCATGAATCCTCCACGCTGGAAGTTGACGACTTTACCACCCTGTACCGTTACGGCAGTCAGTTTGTGCGTGGTGGCAAGCCGAGCTTTTCCAAAACCCTAACCAATGTGGGTGGCACTTACCAATTCGCCGAAGCCTGGCGAGTATTTGCCAATTATTCAGAAGCCTTTTCCATGCCCGATGTCGGACGGGTGTTGCGCGGCATTGATACTGCCGGTGAAGACGTCGAATCGTTTTTAAACCTGCAGCCAATTCTTACCGAAAACACTGAGCTTGGGCTTGAGTTTGATAACGGAACGATTAACTCTCAGCTGAGCTACTACAGCTCCAACTCCGATTTCGGTCAGCGGTTACAGCGTGGGGACGATGGGATCTACACAGTGAAACGCGAAAAAACAGATGTGGACGGGCTTGAATTTCAATTCGGTTGGGCAGTAAGCAATAACGATCAACTCGGTGTTCGCTATGCGCAGGCAGAAGGGCGCTATGACTCTGATCAGGACGGCAAAGTCGATTCCGATCTCGATGGAACAAATATTTCTCCCGACCGCGTCAACCTCAGTTGGGACCGCCAGTGGAATGCCGGTATCCACTCGCGTTTGCAAGTCAGCCGGTTATTGGATCGCGAAGTTAAAAACAAGGAAGGTGAAATCACCAATGAATTTGAGGGCTACACAACCGTCGATTTTAATGTGGATTTGGCGGTATTGGCCGGCACCCTAACCGTTGCAGTACAAAACCTTACCAACGCAGACTACTACACCTACTACTCCCAGAGCACACCAAACGATTTGCGTAATTTTAAGGGCCTTGGGCGCAGCGTGAGTTTGTCTTACCAGCGTAAATTCTAA
- a CDS encoding aminotransferase class I/II-fold pyridoxal phosphate-dependent enzyme, with amino-acid sequence MELNSASKEQLAQWEQDLAAEYQAIKAKQLNLDLTRGKPSSEQLSLSDAMDGILNGDYKTADGTDTRNYGGLDGIAEIQAIGAEILTAPVENVLAGGNSSLTLMHQAMSVAYFFGLNGADSAWSKESTVKFLCPVPGYDRHFAVCEHLGIEMVTVPMTANGPDMDVVEKLVAEDHAIKGMWCVPKYSNPTGVVYSDETVQRIAALGKVAAANFRVFWDNAYGVHDLSAEPVALASIFDACKAAGTEDSVLQFASTSKITFAGAGVAFMAASSANLAGFKKSLGFMTIGPDKINQLRHAKFFAAPGSLKAHMEKHAAIIKPRFASVLSHLEEAFGNNDLGQWESADGGYFISFDTRPGLAKEVVKLAGEAGVKLTPAGATFPYGNDPQDANIRIAPTVPTVAQVDEAMKVFVTCVKLASVRQALAA; translated from the coding sequence TTGGAACTCAACAGCGCATCCAAAGAACAGCTCGCCCAATGGGAACAAGATCTGGCTGCCGAATATCAAGCCATTAAGGCCAAGCAGTTGAATCTGGATCTTACCCGAGGCAAACCCTCTTCCGAACAGCTCAGCCTCTCGGATGCAATGGACGGTATTTTGAACGGTGACTACAAAACGGCTGACGGCACCGACACGCGCAATTACGGCGGCCTGGACGGTATTGCTGAGATTCAGGCGATTGGCGCCGAAATTCTTACTGCTCCGGTCGAAAACGTGCTCGCCGGCGGCAACAGCAGCCTCACCCTCATGCACCAAGCCATGTCCGTCGCCTACTTTTTTGGCCTCAATGGCGCAGATTCCGCTTGGAGTAAAGAAAGCACCGTTAAGTTCCTTTGCCCGGTTCCAGGTTATGACCGACATTTTGCGGTGTGCGAGCACCTCGGCATTGAAATGGTAACCGTGCCAATGACGGCTAACGGTCCGGATATGGACGTGGTGGAAAAGCTGGTGGCAGAAGATCACGCCATCAAGGGAATGTGGTGCGTACCCAAGTACTCCAACCCCACCGGCGTGGTATACAGCGATGAGACAGTGCAGCGCATCGCCGCTCTCGGCAAGGTCGCAGCGGCAAACTTCCGCGTGTTCTGGGACAACGCTTATGGTGTCCACGACCTTTCCGCAGAACCCGTAGCGCTTGCCAGCATATTTGACGCATGTAAAGCCGCGGGCACCGAAGACAGCGTGCTCCAGTTTGCGTCTACCTCAAAGATTACGTTCGCCGGCGCTGGTGTTGCGTTTATGGCTGCCAGTTCGGCCAATCTCGCGGGCTTTAAAAAATCCCTGGGCTTTATGACTATTGGTCCGGACAAAATCAATCAGTTGCGCCACGCTAAGTTTTTCGCTGCACCCGGTTCACTGAAGGCGCATATGGAAAAGCACGCGGCAATTATTAAACCGCGTTTTGCGAGTGTTTTATCACACCTGGAAGAAGCCTTTGGCAACAACGACCTCGGTCAATGGGAATCTGCTGATGGCGGTTACTTTATCTCTTTCGATACCCGCCCCGGGCTCGCAAAAGAAGTGGTAAAACTGGCTGGCGAAGCAGGCGTAAAACTGACGCCAGCCGGTGCGACATTCCCCTACGGCAACGACCCGCAAGACGCCAATATTCGCATTGCCCCGACTGTTCCTACCGTTGCTCAGGTAGACGAGGCCATGAAAGTGTTCGTCACCTGTGTAAAACTCGCCTCCGTTCGCCAGGCACTGGCGGCATAA
- a CDS encoding cupin domain-containing protein has protein sequence MNESPESVPNIVRNAASLARKAPLVSHPLNGAAQRKTVSLGDLTRLSKVGIHLNVVAPGVTTTEPHRHEFADEFMFILQGTAEVQLGDEIHTLTSGDFIGLPARGPAHAFTNTGGTELIYLVGGNRPDFDVCTYPNREQRLYVYQSVEGRVKDWVRKGTLENDNAE, from the coding sequence ATGAATGAATCACCAGAATCCGTACCAAACATTGTTCGCAATGCGGCTTCCCTTGCGAGAAAAGCCCCCCTCGTTTCCCATCCGCTCAACGGCGCGGCACAGCGCAAAACCGTATCGCTTGGCGACCTAACCCGCCTGAGTAAAGTCGGTATTCATTTGAATGTAGTGGCTCCAGGCGTAACCACCACGGAGCCTCACCGCCATGAATTTGCCGATGAATTTATGTTTATTTTGCAAGGTACCGCCGAAGTTCAGTTGGGTGATGAGATACACACTTTAACGAGTGGTGATTTTATTGGCCTTCCCGCGCGCGGGCCTGCGCACGCTTTTACCAATACCGGGGGTACGGAACTGATCTACCTCGTGGGCGGCAACCGCCCGGACTTCGATGTGTGTACCTACCCGAATCGCGAGCAGCGTCTCTATGTTTATCAATCCGTAGAGGGGAGAGTGAAAGATTGGGTGCGTAAAGGTACGCTCGAAAATGATAACGCTGAGTAG
- a CDS encoding YoaK family protein produces the protein MISTLPRWIEFGAFVLALVAGCVNAIGLLSFEHQAVSHVSGTATLLGVQLSLWHLATSIHLVGVLLAFMVGAAISGVLLHGAKLQLGRHYDTALTIEAILLLAALLLLSADVYAGVFLASIACGLQNALATTFSGAVVRTTHLTGIFTDLGIMLGGVLRGERLDRRKAKLFSLIIVGFIAGGMVGAYLHRKLHFLALFFPALVCLLLALLYRLLLRNPSADKRKVQ, from the coding sequence GTGATTTCAACCCTGCCCCGTTGGATTGAGTTTGGTGCGTTTGTGCTCGCGCTGGTGGCAGGTTGTGTGAATGCAATCGGGTTGTTGAGCTTTGAGCACCAGGCAGTTTCCCATGTATCCGGCACCGCGACACTGCTAGGGGTTCAGCTCAGCCTATGGCATTTGGCAACGAGTATTCATCTGGTCGGTGTCCTGCTGGCATTTATGGTGGGTGCGGCAATTTCTGGCGTATTGTTGCACGGCGCTAAGCTTCAGCTCGGCCGTCATTACGACACCGCATTGACTATCGAAGCCATATTATTACTTGCGGCATTACTGCTGTTATCGGCAGACGTTTATGCGGGTGTTTTTTTAGCGTCTATTGCCTGTGGCTTGCAAAATGCGCTGGCCACAACATTCAGCGGTGCGGTGGTGCGAACCACGCATTTAACCGGTATTTTCACCGATTTGGGAATTATGCTTGGCGGTGTTTTACGCGGTGAGCGGTTGGACAGGCGCAAAGCGAAACTCTTCAGCCTTATTATTGTAGGCTTTATTGCAGGTGGTATGGTGGGCGCGTATTTGCATCGCAAGCTGCATTTTCTTGCGCTATTTTTCCCCGCCCTTGTTTGCTTACTACTGGCGTTGCTTTATCGTTTGCTGCTACGAAATCCCAGTGCTGACAAGCGAAAAGTCCAATGA
- a CDS encoding PepSY-associated TM helix domain-containing protein gives MQQAKRKKKRPSGLWQWHLWFGLVATVPLLLAAVSGVLLLYQKELVWLVVTLGAHIESDRDSHADAQTLQTLVQEYASGAMINIKAPSRVEPYWTIREDHSLTLLNTESLEPYTRHNWLLDAFAVVRELHVHLLTSVVGEWLLLISGLAALFLCVSGIILWWPGRKAFRWQWITPNPVRRSHYLHYHRHLGALISPVLLVVLLTGAVMLWQKRVQPLLPPQPVSTFSTAPKDVLPLTIAEAMSLVQQIYPNARPTYIRAWADGDGRQLRVRFRLADEWHLNGRTTVWVNLDSGIVSGTARSDKVGEARKLVNQLYPLHSGYGMDFIYRTLVLLSGVGFCWVLWTGFMHYIKRQLSRKRRHSNTPSKPHPF, from the coding sequence ATGCAGCAAGCAAAACGCAAAAAAAAGCGGCCATCCGGTTTATGGCAGTGGCACCTCTGGTTTGGCCTGGTCGCCACGGTACCGCTATTGCTCGCTGCGGTGAGCGGTGTGTTACTGTTATACCAAAAGGAACTTGTGTGGTTAGTGGTTACGCTCGGCGCACACATAGAATCTGACAGGGATTCCCACGCAGACGCACAAACATTGCAAACTCTGGTGCAGGAATATGCATCAGGGGCAATGATCAATATTAAAGCGCCGAGTAGGGTCGAACCGTATTGGACAATTCGAGAAGACCATTCGCTCACACTGTTAAATACCGAGTCGCTCGAGCCCTACACTCGGCATAACTGGTTGTTGGATGCGTTTGCCGTTGTGCGCGAACTGCACGTGCACTTGCTTACGTCGGTCGTGGGTGAATGGCTGTTATTGATCAGTGGTTTAGCAGCGCTATTTTTATGCGTGAGCGGAATTATTTTGTGGTGGCCCGGGCGCAAAGCCTTTCGCTGGCAGTGGATCACCCCGAACCCTGTTCGTCGCTCGCACTATTTGCACTACCACCGCCACCTGGGAGCTTTGATCAGCCCCGTACTGTTGGTGGTTTTGCTCACTGGTGCGGTCATGCTGTGGCAGAAACGGGTGCAGCCGCTGCTGCCGCCACAACCGGTTAGTACCTTCTCAACAGCACCAAAGGACGTATTGCCTTTGACCATCGCCGAGGCGATGAGTCTGGTTCAACAAATTTACCCCAACGCGCGGCCGACCTATATTCGAGCGTGGGCCGATGGCGACGGTCGCCAGTTGAGGGTGCGTTTTCGGTTAGCAGACGAGTGGCACTTAAACGGCCGTACAACAGTGTGGGTGAATCTCGATTCCGGTATTGTATCTGGCACCGCTCGGTCAGATAAGGTGGGCGAGGCCCGCAAGCTGGTAAACCAGTTGTACCCTCTGCATTCCGGGTACGGAATGGATTTTATCTACCGCACACTTGTGCTTCTTTCCGGGGTAGGATTTTGCTGGGTACTCTGGACAGGCTTCATGCACTATATTAAACGGCAACTTTCACGAAAGCGGCGACATTCCAATACGCCCTCCAAACCGCACCCCTTTTAA
- a CDS encoding EAL domain-containing protein, which produces MQIADPLFYISGGFIAFAGLMAFLLARVGFSPRLFSYFALLCGAIASFQFATAAYLAANSFSSAVAALHWQTASLAFVIPLGVGFVSLYTGFGHHRKALSLGAVVGVAFLVLDHLSSASIRFVGSVHFETFVTPWGESLHRIQGSMGWQGFSLYMVGVVFFLFCVQRGWALWHNHDSRALFFNSYVVIQFGSVAYGVVVDFGLADSFKIIGFGFLVLVLLVTTSMMVEIRSLLAELGTSKKQLNLERSASEVLKVNQQRLSQVVALSPHSIQLVDTNGKLLQQNRTAGQLWGHTLQLGDNLFTLAPWRELRLVELVASVINRGEMLERVLEVGAESFRECDHNRWVRFKIFPVVGRLGRRDSVTLIAEDITREQSVENTLKTLAAGAAGNGDFFELICAQVQQMFHAKCVFLAQYNPDDDGGSFETLAANLGGKPMEDFSLAAHTGLLEEVFQGYTAKINGGLSARYPADAFIQTYELESFMGIPLYDDLAQVIGCMAILNDRSMESRTDIQPILALIADRIAAEMQRLDAESRVRRMAYEDYVTRLPNRASLHEHLAKVVRDCAANDWGATAFFLDLDHFKTINEALGHDVGDEVLRLVGLRLRDHFADSCFVARAGGDEFVLVQTSQSSDISALSIDVQANKVINLLSKPIMLGERTISIGTSVGVIMIPKHGNTILDIMRRGDSALFKAKQAGRNCYAVYDPRMQKSIEERMQVEKGLRIALEQNQFGIFYQPKVDASGRVVGAEGLVRWSHPEHGFISPSVFIPVAEETGLIHLIGEWIMEAIAGDLVRWQDMKIEPFGDIAINISAWQFGRADFIEKTLAGIRLNNIRVEQLSIEVTETAILGDMGTTRVKLNQLRNAGISVMLDDFGTGYSSLAYLKDLPLDGFKIDRTFVEGLGDAQAEPLVRSMLSIGKHMRLKVVAEGVESKEQFDKLKAMGCKLFQGYLFAKPMPVDEFLMWVKNNLEEHRYE; this is translated from the coding sequence ATGCAAATAGCCGATCCGCTTTTTTACATTTCCGGAGGTTTTATCGCCTTCGCCGGCTTGATGGCGTTTTTACTCGCGAGAGTCGGGTTCTCTCCGCGCCTGTTCAGCTACTTCGCCCTTCTTTGTGGTGCTATCGCCAGTTTTCAGTTTGCCACCGCGGCGTATCTGGCGGCGAACAGCTTTTCTTCTGCGGTTGCAGCCCTGCACTGGCAAACGGCGAGCCTCGCCTTCGTGATTCCGTTAGGTGTGGGTTTTGTATCCTTGTATACGGGGTTTGGCCATCATCGCAAAGCGCTTTCGCTTGGTGCTGTCGTGGGGGTGGCTTTTCTGGTGCTCGACCATTTGTCATCCGCGTCGATACGTTTTGTCGGGTCCGTTCATTTCGAGACGTTTGTGACGCCGTGGGGCGAGAGCTTGCACCGCATCCAGGGCAGTATGGGGTGGCAGGGATTCAGCCTCTACATGGTAGGCGTGGTGTTCTTTTTATTTTGTGTTCAGCGTGGCTGGGCGCTTTGGCACAACCACGACTCGCGCGCACTCTTTTTTAACAGCTACGTGGTGATCCAGTTTGGCTCAGTTGCTTACGGGGTAGTGGTCGATTTCGGCCTCGCTGATTCGTTCAAAATCATCGGGTTCGGATTTTTAGTTTTGGTGCTGCTGGTCACCACCAGCATGATGGTTGAAATTCGCAGTTTGCTGGCTGAATTGGGGACGTCGAAGAAACAGCTCAACCTGGAGCGCAGCGCGAGCGAAGTATTAAAGGTGAACCAACAGCGATTGTCTCAAGTGGTCGCACTTTCACCGCACAGCATCCAGCTGGTTGATACCAATGGCAAGCTGTTGCAACAGAACCGCACCGCAGGTCAGCTTTGGGGGCACACGCTGCAATTGGGCGACAACCTGTTCACCCTTGCTCCCTGGCGGGAGCTGCGGTTGGTGGAACTGGTTGCGAGTGTCATCAACCGTGGAGAAATGCTGGAGCGGGTACTGGAGGTGGGTGCGGAAAGCTTCCGCGAGTGCGACCACAATCGCTGGGTCCGTTTTAAAATTTTTCCGGTAGTGGGCCGCCTGGGGCGACGCGACAGTGTGACCTTAATTGCGGAAGATATCACGCGCGAACAGTCGGTGGAAAACACGCTTAAAACGCTGGCCGCAGGCGCGGCCGGAAACGGGGATTTCTTTGAGTTGATTTGTGCTCAGGTACAGCAGATGTTTCACGCAAAGTGCGTGTTTCTCGCTCAGTACAATCCGGATGACGATGGCGGAAGCTTCGAAACACTTGCGGCAAACCTCGGTGGCAAACCCATGGAGGATTTTAGCCTGGCAGCGCACACCGGCTTGCTGGAGGAGGTGTTTCAGGGATACACCGCCAAGATCAACGGTGGTTTGAGTGCGCGCTACCCGGCGGATGCGTTTATCCAGACGTATGAGTTGGAATCCTTTATGGGGATTCCTCTCTACGATGACCTGGCTCAGGTGATCGGCTGTATGGCGATTTTAAATGATCGCTCCATGGAGAGCCGCACCGATATTCAACCGATTCTGGCGTTGATCGCCGACCGCATCGCCGCAGAGATGCAGCGTTTGGACGCGGAATCCCGCGTGCGTCGTATGGCGTACGAAGACTATGTCACTCGCCTGCCCAATCGCGCGTCTCTGCATGAGCACCTCGCCAAAGTTGTGCGCGACTGTGCGGCTAACGACTGGGGTGCAACGGCCTTTTTTCTGGATCTCGATCACTTTAAAACTATTAATGAAGCGCTTGGTCACGATGTTGGTGACGAGGTATTGCGACTGGTCGGGTTGCGGTTGCGCGACCATTTTGCCGATTCCTGTTTTGTGGCGCGCGCCGGTGGCGACGAGTTTGTACTGGTGCAAACCTCGCAAAGCAGCGACATCAGCGCGCTTTCCATTGATGTGCAGGCGAACAAAGTCATTAACTTGTTATCCAAGCCGATCATGCTGGGTGAGCGTACGATTTCCATCGGCACCAGCGTGGGGGTCATTATGATTCCGAAACACGGCAATACGATTCTGGATATTATGCGACGCGGCGATTCCGCCTTGTTCAAAGCGAAACAAGCCGGGCGCAACTGCTATGCGGTGTACGATCCCCGTATGCAAAAAAGTATTGAAGAGCGCATGCAAGTGGAAAAGGGTTTGCGTATTGCGCTTGAACAAAACCAGTTTGGAATTTTCTACCAACCAAAGGTCGATGCCAGCGGCAGAGTGGTGGGGGCAGAAGGGTTGGTGCGTTGGAGCCACCCAGAGCATGGTTTTATCTCGCCGTCGGTATTTATCCCGGTAGCGGAAGAGACCGGGCTGATCCACCTTATAGGCGAGTGGATTATGGAAGCCATCGCCGGAGATCTGGTGCGATGGCAGGACATGAAAATTGAACCATTCGGTGATATCGCGATTAACATCTCTGCATGGCAATTCGGCCGCGCGGATTTTATTGAAAAAACGCTGGCCGGTATTCGGCTTAATAATATCCGCGTGGAACAGCTTTCCATCGAAGTTACCGAAACGGCAATTTTGGGTGATATGGGCACCACGCGGGTTAAGCTCAATCAACTGCGCAACGCGGGTATTTCTGTGATGCTGGACGATTTTGGCACCGGCTATTCGTCGCTGGCGTATCTGAAAGATCTTCCCCTGGACGGGTTTAAAATTGACCGAACCTTCGTAGAAGGTTTGGGCGACGCGCAAGCGGAACCCCTGGTGCGATCAATGTTGTCGATTGGTAAGCATATGCGACTGAAAGTTGTCGCAGAAGGCGTGGAGAGTAAGGAACAGTTTGATAAACTCAAAGCTATGGGATGTAAACTGTTCCAAGGCTATTTGTTCGCCAAACCCATGCCCGTCGATGAATTTTTGATGTGGGTAAAAAATAATTTAGAGGAGCATCGCTATGAGTGA